A window of Nitrospirota bacterium contains these coding sequences:
- a CDS encoding uracil-DNA glycosylase translates to MNRQKELQRIAEEIKRCRECKKGGIGLPVPGEGSGKMPVMFVGEAPGRTEAKAGRPFIGRSGQLLRLTIREIGLDESEVFITSPVHYLPVTGKPSPDMIEHGRTHLLKQIKVIKPRVIVLLGNTACRALLGQNVKIAQEHGTVVEKDHIMHFISFHPAYAIRFPDGRKKFIRDFGVLKGLTTRSL, encoded by the coding sequence ATGAACAGGCAAAAAGAGCTTCAAAGAATAGCCGAAGAGATCAAACGGTGCCGCGAATGCAAAAAAGGAGGCATCGGGCTGCCAGTGCCTGGCGAGGGAAGCGGAAAAATGCCCGTCATGTTCGTTGGCGAGGCGCCCGGAAGGACCGAGGCGAAGGCGGGAAGGCCCTTTATCGGCAGGTCCGGGCAGCTTCTGCGTCTGACGATCAGGGAGATCGGTCTCGATGAGAGCGAGGTCTTCATCACGAGCCCGGTCCATTACCTGCCGGTGACGGGCAAGCCTTCTCCGGACATGATCGAACACGGCCGCACGCATCTTCTGAAGCAGATCAAGGTCATCAAGCCCCGGGTCATCGTCCTGCTCGGGAACACTGCCTGCCGCGCCCTGCTTGGGCAGAACGTCAAGATTGCTCAGGAGCACGGCACGGTTGTCGAGAAGGATCATATCATGCACTTCATCTCCTTCCATCCCGCCTATGCGATCCGTTTTCCGGACGGCAGAAAGAAATTCATCCGTGACTTCGGCGTCCTGAAGGGCCTGAC